The DNA sequence GTTTTGATTCAAGTGTACCCGTATATTTAATTACATCTCCTTTAACATTTATTGAGGTAGAGCTGCCAATAAATAAAAATGTTTGAGTAACATAGTAATGAGAGTTAATTAAGTTATCACCATTTAACGTAGAGATTGCATTGTTTATTGCGTCATCAATATTTGCTCTTCCAAAAGGGATAAAGTTAAAAAGTGAAAAGTGGCTCGCACTTCCTTCAGTATTTCCCAATACTTCATATTTTATGGTTTCTCCATTATCATTAACCAAAGGTTTGGCGGCTGGCGAAATTCCTTGAGGAATTGTAGTGCAACCAATTAGGGAAAATGAAAATATAATTAGGATTATAGTTTTCATATTATTTTCCTCCCTTTATTTTTACAACATCACCTTTAACTTCAACATTAGTATAAGTGCCAATAAAATAAAACGAGGTCCTTGTCCAGTACCTTGGATTGATTAAAGCATCACCATTTAAATTGGCTACCGCATCATTAATAGCAGCTTTTGAATCAACACTTCCAAATGGAATTATTCCGAACAGACTAAAATACCCTGAGCTTCCTTCACTTTGCCCCAGGACTTCATATTTGATATTATCACCATTTTCATTTGTTAATGGAACAGAGGAAGCTTCATATCCAATTGGTATAACCGAGCAAGATGACAAAAAAAGAATTAAAATAAGAAATTTACCTAGTGAAATTTGCCTCATGGACTTCTCCTTACTGTTTACATTACTTCGTTATAAAATTTATTTTTAATTGTTATGGATAAAAAATGGTTATAATTTTAAAAAATAATAGATGTAATCGTAATCATCCCTTCCAGAATTATCTATATAATGATTATGTCCTTCAATCTTCATTCTACCATCTGTCAAGTAAATTATTTTTTGTGTTTCAATGACAAAGCCAGGTTCCCATTTTAAATTTAAAGTACAATCTGCTGCGTCTGAAATATCCACCGAATTTATGCCCCAATCACAATCTTCCGGATGGCATTGTCCCCACATATGGATTTTATACATATCATTATATATCCAAATTATTGCTTTTGTAATACCACGAGTCTCTTCATCTTCATTTATCCAAGTTCCTTCAAATTGAGGATTCGTGCAAACTGTTGATATTTCATCTTGATTTTCCTCTTTGGTTGGTGATGAAGTATTTGAATCTGAACAAGCATTTATAAAAAGAATAAGTATTATTGTGAAAACATTTATAATAATTATCTGTTTCATATTAATATCTCAATTATTTAGAAGTATTTTATTATCACTTTAAATCAGAAAACAAAACTCAAATTCAAATTAGAAAAACCCATTTCATCCCGGTTTATGTCTCAAAATAATGATACTCTAAACCAACCCCGATATTGAAAAAATTTTGTATCTATTTTGAAGCAATACTTGCAATTGCAGCAATTATTCCAATAGTATAAATTGTAAGAAGTAATCCAGTATTTGTAGCGGCTCTACTAGTATTTCTTACAATATCTCTCATCATTTCCATTTTCTTTTCTTCATTTGTCTTTTTGTTATTGTTTTCTTCAACTTTTATTTCTTTAATTTCATTTTTTAAATATTCGATTTCCCAATTTTCAGGTTCTTTAATTATTATTAACTTATCATAATTATCTTGGACAAGTTTTCCATTTACAATTTCATTATTATTTAATTCAATTGTTATATTTGGTAATTCATGAATTGAATCAATCGAAGATGTAGTTCCACAACTTATAAGTGTAGTAAGCAGCAAAATAGAAATTAAAATTCTTTTCATATTTCTTCCTTGTTATTATCTATATTTTTCGTTTTTCAATCGCAATTAATAGCCAAGCTGCCTATAAATAAATTCTGTTATTAAATTTACTTTTCTTTTAAAGTCTATTTTTAATTTAGAGTTGTGTTTGATTATCTAAAAGTGAACTGTGTAATTTTACTCAGAGGAGGCAATGTCTAATTTGACACAGTTCACAATTATTATTGAAGATAATTGTTTAACTGTTTCTCAAAAATATTTTTGTTAGTTACTTTTTCTTTTAGGTGTTTTTCAAAGCTACTTAAATATTTATGGTATTTAATTCTCACTGATTTTTTTAAAGTTAACTTATCTTGTTCAGCCCCATTTATCAAAGTTGGAATTATTCCTTTATTTCCGAGAAAATAATCTGCATATTTTTGAACAATGTGGTTTCTATTATTTTGTCCATTAGAAATTAAATGCACAGCTTTTTCCAAATCCCAATTATTCTTAGCTAAATAGTAAATAAACATTTCTTTTGTATATCTTATTATGGTTTTTCTTCTAATTGGTCTATCACCATTTGAGTTTAGTAACTCAGTTGTTTGAGAAATGTTAAATTTATTTTCTCTGAGAATCTTTAATAAATTAATTTGTGCCTTATCCAAACCATTATTTTCACTGGATTTACTTTCTTTGATTTGAGTTCTAATAATGTGTTCAGACAAAGTAAATTCCCTTAAATCTTTAATCGCAATTTCAAAAGCAATTTTTATTGCATCAATCTTTTCTTTTGACAATTTACATTTTGTGGTTAAAAATAAAGCTCCAAGATCACAGTAGTTTTTATCTTTTCTATTGCTCATAAATGGGATTTGATATGAATATTTAATTCCTTTAAAATATGAATGAAACAATGCTGATTCTATTAACATTTCCATATCGTTTTCAGAATCAAAAGGAATTTGATTGATATAATTTTTCCTATAAAAAACTTTAAAAGTATCAATATATTTAACAACATTTTCTTGCTTAAAAATTTTACTTATCTTTAAGAAAAACTCTGTTGAAAAATCCTTTTTTATAATCTCAAACATTAAAGTATCAAATTTGCCGCCATCTATTATATCATAAACATCATTTAAGTGATTCATACTTCCAATAATTTTTTCATCAAGGTTATTGAAGCATCTATCAAAATTCTTTTCAAAAAATAAATTTGGACAGTTTATTCTAAGTCGATTTTCTTCCGAATCATATTCAAGCGGTTTTATTAGGCAGATCTTATCATCAAGAATAGTTTCTAAAACGAATTTTTTTTTAAGTAGACTTTCCGGCAATCCAAAATCCAAACGACCAAGATAACCTTTAACATGCATTGATTTAAAAAATGCCAAAACACCATATAATTTTTGAATTAAATATTCTTTTGAGGCGATTTTTGTATTAACAATTGCCGGTGTGAATGGTATTCTATTAAATTTAATTGGTGTGAATTTATTATCATCGAGATACAAATATTGGGCATTCATAAAAATCAATTCGTTAGTATTGAAAAGGTTTGACAGATTTGTTAAAAACTTTTGTAAATATTCTATTGGAGTTTCAAAACCTTGCTTTTCTGATTTACTTGTAATTTCTGATAAAACAGTTAAAATATTATTTGATTTCATAATTTATATTTGATAAGTAATTTAAATAAATAGTCCAAATAATTTTGATTTTGAATTCATTAATCATAATAAAAATTATTAAATTATTAATCAATATTTTAATAATGCAAAGGTGATAATTTAATATTTTAAGAATGTGAAAATATTTTCTTGAGGTGTTTGGTGATTAGAGTAAAATCATTTATTTCAACAACATTTATCGGAGGATTTTTAATTTTTCTTCCGCTTGTAATTTTAGCAATTACAATAAATTGGATTTTTGAATTTGTATCTCAAAACTTAAATCCAATCTCATCAATACTTGTTCAAACAACAAAAATTCACGAATATTTGGCTCTTCTAATTTCAATAATAATTTTTTTAGGAATTTGTTTTTTACTCGGATTATTTGTGAAAACTCGTTACGGAAATTTTGCATACAATTTATTTGAAGAAAATATTCTTAAAAAAGTTCCGGGTTACAGAATAATTAAGGAAACAATTGTTCAACTTTTCGGAAGTCAAAAAAATCTTTTTTCCGGAGTTGCGTTAATTAATTTATTTGGAAATGAAACTTTAACAACCGCATTTATTACAGACGAACATTCAAACGGATGGTTTACGGTTTTTATTCCATCGGGACCGGCTCCAACGGCGGGATTTACATATCATCTTCCGGCAAAATATGTTCATAAAATTAATTATCCAATTGATTTAGCAATGAAAACAATTATTAGTCTTGGTGCGGGATCAAAAAATATTCTTGAAATGTATAATGTTGAAAAAAATAAATAAATTGCATGAAGTCTTATATGAATTTATCAAAATTGATTTTCACAATATTATTTTTTTCATCATTAATTTCCTTTGCACAAAACAGCACAAGTCAAGATTCAATAAAAAATATATCAGAATATAAACTTCGACTAAATGATAATTCACTTTACATTTCTCCGCTCTTCTCTTTTAAAATGCCAATTTATGAAGATCCATATTCCCAATTAATTTTGCCAAATTTTGAAGAACAAATTCCGCAGACCGAAGCAGTTTCAATGATGAAGTTAAGAAATAATATTAATCAAAGTTTGCAGATTTACCGACAAGGAATGATCAAAAATGATTTAGGAGTTGTTGGTGATATTTTAGGATATACAAATGCCGCCGCCGCAATTGGTTTAGCCGCTTATCATGTTTATAAATATAAAGATCATTACGGGTTTAAGAAAAAGTAAATCAAAATAAATTTATTTCATATTTGACAAATTCTTTTGCTGCCAATGTTCAAACAAGCAACTAAATTTTATTAATTGTTTCTTAAAAAACATTCGAGATGACACATTTTTGTAATTTCGAATCCGATGATTTTTATCTGAAGGGAAATATCTAAAGTTAAAAAGATGACACCTTTTCCCAAGGTGGCATCTTTAACATTCGTTAATAAAGCCACAATAATAAGCAATACATTATTTATCTTTGTCTAAATAGTTTAATATTTATTTAACTTGAAACGTATTTTTTTTCATATATTGATGTCGCATTTAAAAAAGTTTGAATTTAAATACTTTATTAGAAACTTAAAATAAAATTCTATGAAAACCACAAAAGTAAGATTTATAACAATTACGCTTATAACTGTATTTGCAATTAGTATATTTTACCTAAATTCTTGCGATGAAGGACCAACCGAACCCAAAATAGAACCAGGAAGAAGAGATTATGTTTGGGAAATTGATACGCTTAAAATGCCTTTTTTTAGTTCTTTAGATAAAATATGGGGTAGTAGTGAAAATGATGTCTGGGCAATTGGTCCAGGAGGAGATTTAAGTAATACAATTTATCATTTTGATGGTGGAAAATGGGATACTGATGGTATCTCAAGAGGTATTTCACCTATTTCAATTTGCGGTTTTGGACATAATGATGTTTGGATTGGCGGATTAGAAGGAAGAATTTGGCATTACAATGGTGTTGAGTGGAAAGAAAGATTGCGTTTGCCTCATCCACAATTTCTATACAGTGGTTTTATGGATATTTACGGTGACAAATCAAGTGATATTTATGCGGTTGGATTTGTTGATAGTACCGATGGTAGGAAAGGAATAATATTTCATTATGATGGTATCGAGTGGAAAAGAATTAATATTCAACATACTAAAACAACACTTACAAGAATAAAGAGAGGATTAAAAACAAGTAACAATTACTTTATACGAGGTATATTTGAAGATGATTGGCAAATGGATACAACAAAAATATTTATGTTTGATGGCGAAAAACTAACAGAGCTTTATTCTGCACCCGATATCCAAGATAAGACAAATTTTATACAGAATATTGATGGAGAAATGATTTTTGTAATTGGGTATTCACTGAACAGGTTTAGTAAAAATCAATTTCTAAAATACTATAATGTTAATGAATTAAACTTCGGGGTACAGATTTTTGGTAGGACTATGAAGGATGTATTTTTTAGGATGGAAGATGGTATTGCTCATTATGATGGAAATAATTTAGAATACCTTGTTAATGATAATGATGTAAACGTTAGAGAAGGAATATTATTTGAAAAGAAAGGTTTCTTTTTAGCCAATGATTTTAATAATGGTTTAAATTTAGTATATAAAGGCACGTTAAAAAAATAAGGAGGAGTTACTGTTTAAAATTTAATAATTAACAGCTGGAAGTGGTAGCACACTTATCATTACGGTTTTAAGAAAAAGTAAATCCAACTAATTTTTATAGAGATATCTCCTAAAAAACATTCGACATGACACATTTTTGTCATTTCAAATCCGAAGATTTTTGTTGGAATAGAGATCACTTATAAAAGATGTCATTTTTAAAAAGATGGCATCATTAATTTTTACATGCTTTCTCGGAAATATTTAAAATATCAATTCTATTTCACAAAATTCACTTATTGGTTATTTTACATAAAATTTAAATCCCAATACAATAAAAACAAATTTAATTCGTTTACATAAGCAGAAAGATGAAAAACTTATGCTGG is a window from the Ignavibacteriota bacterium genome containing:
- a CDS encoding DUF502 domain-containing protein, which codes for MIRVKSFISTTFIGGFLIFLPLVILAITINWIFEFVSQNLNPISSILVQTTKIHEYLALLISIIIFLGICFLLGLFVKTRYGNFAYNLFEENILKKVPGYRIIKETIVQLFGSQKNLFSGVALINLFGNETLTTAFITDEHSNGWFTVFIPSGPAPTAGFTYHLPAKYVHKINYPIDLAMKTIISLGAGSKNILEMYNVEKNK